A genomic window from Aquabacterium sp. OR-4 includes:
- a CDS encoding LysR family transcriptional regulator yields the protein MRLGHFDLNLFITLDALLETASVSRAAERLHLGASATSSALGRLRAHFQDELLVPAGRGMHLTPLAQSLREPVRELLLRAQATLASGSAVEPAALRRRFVINASDYATTVLLTPLSQRLEALAPGVSIDVVSLGNSNVERLERGDVDLAIYPERNASPDHPQCELLTERYSCVVWTGFHLQGEALGLPQYLAARHVAAQFGDLRVPTFESWFLATHQAQREVVASASSFNALPLLVVGTQRIATMHTRLARMYARLLPVRLLAPPFEIPPLTLVAQWNRLKAQDAALAWLREQLQAVALQA from the coding sequence ATGCGCCTGGGCCACTTCGACCTGAACCTGTTCATCACGCTCGACGCGCTGCTCGAGACCGCCAGCGTGAGCCGTGCCGCCGAGCGCCTGCACCTCGGCGCCTCGGCCACCAGCAGCGCCCTGGGCCGTCTGCGCGCGCACTTCCAGGACGAGCTGCTGGTGCCCGCCGGCCGCGGCATGCACCTCACGCCGCTGGCGCAAAGCCTGCGCGAGCCGGTGCGCGAGCTGCTGCTGCGTGCCCAGGCCACGCTGGCCAGCGGCAGCGCGGTCGAGCCCGCCGCGCTGCGCCGGCGCTTCGTGATCAACGCCTCCGACTACGCCACCACGGTGCTGCTGACGCCGCTGTCGCAGCGTCTGGAGGCACTGGCGCCCGGCGTGTCGATCGACGTGGTGAGCCTGGGCAACAGCAATGTCGAGCGCCTGGAGCGCGGCGATGTCGACCTGGCGATCTACCCCGAGCGCAATGCCAGCCCCGACCACCCGCAGTGCGAGCTGCTGACCGAACGCTACAGCTGCGTGGTCTGGACCGGCTTTCACCTGCAGGGCGAGGCCCTGGGCCTGCCGCAGTACCTGGCCGCGCGCCATGTGGCGGCGCAGTTCGGCGACTTGCGCGTGCCCACCTTCGAGAGCTGGTTCCTGGCCACCCACCAGGCACAGCGCGAGGTGGTGGCCAGCGCCAGCAGCTTCAATGCGCTGCCCCTGCTGGTGGTGGGCACGCAGCGCATCGCCACCATGCACACCCGGCTGGCGCGCATGTATGCGCGGCTGCTGCCGGTGCGCCTGCTGGCGCCGCCCTTCGAGATCCCGCCGCTCACGCTGGTGGCGCAGTGGAACCGGCTGAAGGCGCAAGACGCAGCGCTGGCCTGGTTGCGCGAGCAGCTGCAGGCGGTGGCGCTGCAGGCGTAG
- a CDS encoding LysR substrate-binding domain-containing protein, translated as MAHLPLNPLPAFVRVARMGGLRAAAESLHLTHGAVSQQIRHLEQQLGFALFERRGRRLVINAAGQALLAAAEPALAQLEAGQRAAERAAGAAGQLIRLATMNSMAQRWLLPRMARWRERHPDIAVDLHASMQTLDLTAEGFDAALRYGHGRWRGLLCERLPEWRLVPVATPARARRVARLPLAQWAGEPLLGDAAKWGAWFAAAGAALPTRALQVVASSNDAGLVAEAAEQDLGLALVREMFAADALAAGRLQRLPGPSLAADADDDGYWLVMPRARRDWPPLMSFRDWLFEELALSQRGLASVASALASPRRRPA; from the coding sequence ATGGCCCACCTGCCGCTCAACCCGTTGCCAGCCTTTGTGCGTGTGGCGCGCATGGGCGGGCTGCGCGCGGCGGCCGAGTCGCTGCACCTCACGCACGGTGCGGTCAGCCAACAGATCCGCCACCTCGAACAACAGCTGGGCTTTGCGCTGTTCGAGCGGCGGGGCCGGCGCCTGGTGATCAATGCCGCGGGCCAGGCCCTGCTGGCCGCGGCCGAGCCGGCGCTGGCCCAGCTCGAGGCCGGCCAGCGCGCCGCCGAGCGTGCGGCCGGCGCCGCGGGTCAGTTGATCCGGCTGGCCACCATGAACTCGATGGCCCAGCGCTGGCTGCTGCCGCGCATGGCGCGCTGGCGCGAACGCCATCCCGATATCGCGGTCGACCTGCACGCCTCGATGCAGACGCTGGACCTCACCGCCGAAGGCTTTGATGCCGCGCTGCGCTACGGCCATGGCCGCTGGCGCGGCCTGCTGTGCGAGCGCCTGCCCGAGTGGCGGCTGGTGCCGGTGGCCACGCCCGCACGGGCCCGCCGCGTGGCCCGGCTGCCGCTGGCGCAATGGGCCGGCGAGCCGCTGCTGGGCGATGCCGCCAAGTGGGGCGCCTGGTTTGCAGCCGCCGGTGCCGCACTGCCGACGCGCGCGCTGCAGGTGGTGGCCAGCTCCAACGATGCCGGCCTGGTGGCCGAGGCTGCCGAGCAGGACCTGGGCCTGGCCCTGGTGCGCGAGATGTTCGCCGCCGATGCCCTGGCCGCGGGCCGCCTGCAGCGCCTGCCCGGGCCCAGCCTGGCGGCCGATGCCGACGACGACGGCTACTGGCTGGTGATGCCGCGGGCGCGCCGCGACTGGCCGCCGCTGATGTCCTTTCGCGACTGGCTGTTCGAAGAGCTCGCGCTGTCGCAGCGCGGGCTGGCCTCGGTGGCCAGCGCGCTGGCGTCACCGCGCCGCCGCCCGGCCTGA
- a CDS encoding LysR family transcriptional regulator produces the protein MELSDIDLNQLVLLHQLMQERRVSRVAENLGISQPAVSNSLARLRRQFADDLFVRTPGGMMPTPLAEQLAGPIGQALALIHAGLNPQRAFAPAQVQRRLTLAMTDIGEIVFLPRLLARLREQAPGITLNTVRTTAASLREDMASGQVDLAIGPLPQLKAGFYQRRLFKQRYVCLFRQGHALDRRRVGLADFKAAEHLVIVSAGTGHGRVDTLLQRAGIERHTRLTVPHFVSVGHILQHSDLVATVTERLAQCLAGPFALSCRPHPVALPEVAIQVFWHATQHRSPAHQWLRGQVFELFGEPAAGAAA, from the coding sequence ATGGAGCTGTCCGACATCGACCTGAACCAGCTCGTGCTGCTGCACCAGCTGATGCAGGAGCGGCGCGTCTCGCGCGTGGCCGAGAACCTGGGCATCAGCCAGCCGGCGGTAAGCAACAGCCTGGCCCGGCTGCGCCGGCAGTTTGCCGACGACCTGTTCGTGCGCACGCCGGGCGGCATGATGCCCACGCCGCTGGCCGAGCAGCTGGCCGGGCCCATCGGCCAGGCGCTGGCGCTGATCCATGCCGGGCTCAACCCGCAACGTGCTTTTGCGCCGGCGCAGGTGCAGCGCCGGCTCACGCTGGCGATGACCGACATCGGCGAGATCGTGTTCCTGCCCCGGCTGCTGGCCCGGCTGCGCGAGCAGGCACCGGGCATCACGCTGAACACGGTGCGCACCACGGCGGCCAGTCTGCGCGAGGACATGGCCAGCGGCCAGGTCGATCTGGCCATCGGCCCGCTGCCGCAGCTCAAGGCGGGCTTCTACCAGCGCCGGCTGTTCAAGCAGCGCTATGTGTGCCTGTTCCGCCAGGGCCATGCGCTGGATCGCCGGCGCGTCGGCCTGGCTGACTTCAAGGCCGCCGAGCACCTGGTGATCGTGTCGGCCGGCACCGGCCATGGCCGGGTTGACACGCTGCTGCAGCGCGCCGGCATCGAGCGCCACACGCGCCTGACCGTGCCGCATTTCGTCAGCGTGGGCCACATCCTGCAGCACTCGGACCTGGTGGCCACGGTCACCGAGCGGCTGGCGCAGTGCCTGGCCGGGCCGTTCGCTCTGAGCTGCCGGCCGCACCCCGTGGCGCTGCCCGAGGTGGCCATCCAGGTGTTCTGGCATGCCACGCAGCACCGCTCGCCGGCGCACCAGTGGCTGCGGGGCCAGGTGTTTGAGCTGTTCGGCGAGCCGGCCGCCGGTGCGGCGGCCTGA
- a CDS encoding aromatic ring-hydroxylating dioxygenase subunit alpha: MSQPPVPDAGLPLWETGAGTQRIPFGAYTSDALHRREPERFFYRGHWCYVGLEAEVPQAGDFKRTVIGERSVIMVRDAGGAIHVVENVCAHRGMRFCRERHGKRQQFVCPYHQWRYSLEGRLQGVPLRRGVKQDGQMLGGMPEDFKAGDHGLTRLQVARRGGVVFASFDPQVEPFEDFLGPTILAYYDRLFNGRALRILGYNRQRIPGNWKLMQENIKDPYHPGLLHTWFVTFGLWRADNKSRLRMDRRHRHAAMVSTRGAAGQAGAVTEVSSFKAGMSLHDPSFIDIVPEAWWAGPDGESPAPTAVMTTLFPSVILQQQVNSVSTRHIKPNGHGSFDFVWTHFGFDDDDEAMTRRRLTQANLFGPAGFVSADDGEVIEFSQQAFESKPWHRALAELGGHGVEDTEHMVTETLIRGMYRYWREVMEA, translated from the coding sequence ATGAGCCAGCCCCCCGTACCGGACGCCGGGCTGCCGCTGTGGGAGACCGGTGCGGGCACCCAGCGCATCCCGTTTGGCGCCTACACCAGCGACGCGCTGCACCGGCGCGAGCCGGAGCGCTTTTTCTACCGCGGCCACTGGTGCTATGTGGGCCTGGAGGCCGAGGTGCCGCAGGCCGGCGACTTCAAGCGCACGGTGATCGGCGAGCGCTCGGTGATCATGGTGCGCGATGCCGGCGGCGCGATCCATGTGGTGGAGAACGTCTGCGCCCACCGCGGCATGCGCTTTTGCCGCGAGCGCCATGGCAAGCGCCAGCAGTTCGTCTGCCCCTACCACCAATGGCGCTATTCGCTCGAGGGCCGGCTGCAGGGCGTGCCGCTGCGCCGCGGCGTCAAGCAGGACGGCCAGATGCTGGGCGGCATGCCCGAGGACTTCAAGGCCGGCGACCATGGCCTCACCCGGCTGCAGGTGGCGCGCCGCGGCGGCGTGGTGTTTGCATCGTTCGACCCGCAGGTCGAGCCCTTCGAGGACTTTCTCGGCCCCACCATCCTGGCCTACTACGACCGCCTGTTCAACGGCCGCGCGCTGCGCATCCTGGGCTACAACCGCCAGCGCATCCCGGGCAACTGGAAGCTGATGCAGGAGAACATCAAGGACCCCTACCACCCGGGCCTGCTGCACACCTGGTTCGTGACCTTCGGGCTCTGGCGCGCCGACAACAAGTCGCGCCTGCGCATGGACCGGCGGCACCGCCATGCGGCCATGGTGTCCACCCGCGGCGCGGCGGGCCAGGCCGGGGCGGTGACCGAGGTGTCGAGCTTCAAGGCCGGCATGAGCCTGCACGACCCCAGCTTCATCGACATCGTGCCCGAGGCCTGGTGGGCCGGGCCCGACGGCGAGAGCCCGGCGCCCACCGCGGTGATGACCACGCTGTTTCCCAGCGTGATCCTGCAGCAGCAGGTCAACAGCGTGTCCACCCGCCACATCAAGCCCAATGGCCATGGCAGCTTCGACTTCGTGTGGACGCACTTCGGCTTCGACGACGACGACGAGGCCATGACCCGGCGCCGCCTGACCCAGGCCAACCTGTTCGGGCCGGCCGGCTTTGTCTCGGCCGACGACGGCGAGGTGATCGAATTCAGCCAGCAGGCCTTCGAGAGCAAACCCTGGCACCGCGCGCTGGCCGAGCTGGGCGGGCATGGCGTGGAAGACACCGAGCACATGGTCACCGAGACCCTGATCCGCGGCATGTACCGCTACTGGCGCGAGGTGATGGAGGCCTGA
- a CDS encoding aromatic-ring-hydroxylating dioxygenase subunit beta, with amino-acid sequence MATSSEAAPGVAATLPFDDWLALTQLYADYARAVDSGQWDLWPEFFTDDACYRLQPRENHERGFPLATLAFSSKAMLKDRVYGIQETLYHDPYYQRHVVGLPLIHEVQPGRIRCEANYAVFRTKLSEPSTVFNVGRYLDLVVRTPAGLRFASRECIYDSELIPNSIIYPI; translated from the coding sequence ATGGCAACCAGCAGCGAGGCAGCACCCGGCGTGGCGGCAACCCTGCCCTTTGACGATTGGCTGGCCCTGACCCAGCTCTACGCCGACTACGCCCGGGCGGTCGATTCGGGCCAGTGGGATCTGTGGCCCGAGTTCTTCACCGACGACGCCTGCTACCGCCTGCAGCCGCGCGAGAACCACGAGCGCGGCTTTCCGCTGGCCACGCTGGCCTTCAGCAGCAAGGCCATGCTCAAGGATCGGGTCTACGGCATCCAGGAAACGCTCTACCACGACCCCTACTACCAGCGGCATGTGGTGGGCCTGCCGCTGATCCACGAGGTGCAGCCCGGGCGCATCCGCTGCGAGGCCAATTACGCGGTGTTTCGCACCAAGTTGTCCGAGCCGAGCACGGTGTTCAACGTGGGCCGCTACCTTGACCTGGTGGTGCGCACACCGGCCGGGCTGCGCTTTGCCTCGCGCGAATGCATCTACGACAGCGAGCTGATCCCCAACTCGATCATCTACCCGATCTGA
- a CDS encoding ArsJ-associated glyceraldehyde-3-phosphate dehydrogenase, giving the protein MKVGINGLGRIGRLALRAALGAAERPHDDPRAGHRLEVVHLNELKGGAEATAHLLQFDSVQGRWRADFAVEGPAAIRIGERRLSFSSHATAAAIPWGDLGVDLVLECTGRFLTPETLQGHLDRGAKRVIVAAPVKVGGVLNIVVGVNHHLYEPARDRIVTAASCTTNCLAPVVKVIHEGLGIRHGQITTLHDPTNTNLMVDAPHQDLRRARSAMLSLAPTTTGSATAIALIYPELKGKLDGHAVRAPVLNASLTDCVFELRRETTAAEVNQLFAEAASGALAGILGYETRPLVSADYARDTRSSIVDAPSTLVTDGTLLKVYAWYDNEMGYACRMVDLACHMQQCGL; this is encoded by the coding sequence ATGAAGGTGGGTATCAATGGCCTGGGCCGCATCGGCCGCCTGGCACTGCGCGCCGCGCTGGGCGCGGCCGAGCGTCCGCACGACGATCCGCGTGCCGGCCACCGGCTGGAGGTGGTGCACCTCAACGAGCTGAAGGGCGGCGCCGAGGCCACCGCCCACCTGCTGCAGTTCGACAGCGTGCAGGGCCGCTGGCGCGCCGACTTTGCGGTCGAGGGCCCCGCGGCCATCCGCATCGGCGAGCGGCGGCTGTCGTTCTCGTCGCACGCCACGGCGGCCGCGATCCCCTGGGGTGACCTGGGCGTGGATCTGGTGCTCGAGTGCACCGGCCGCTTCCTCACGCCCGAGACGCTGCAGGGCCACCTCGACCGCGGCGCCAAGCGCGTGATCGTGGCCGCGCCGGTCAAGGTGGGCGGCGTGCTCAACATCGTGGTCGGCGTCAATCACCACCTGTACGAGCCGGCGCGCGACCGCATCGTCACCGCCGCCTCGTGCACCACCAACTGCCTGGCGCCGGTGGTCAAGGTGATCCATGAGGGCCTGGGCATCCGCCATGGCCAGATCACCACCCTCCACGACCCCACCAACACCAACCTGATGGTCGACGCGCCGCACCAGGACCTGCGCCGCGCGCGCAGCGCCATGCTGAGCCTGGCGCCCACCACCACCGGCAGCGCCACCGCCATCGCCCTGATCTACCCCGAGCTGAAGGGCAAGCTCGATGGCCACGCGGTGCGCGCGCCGGTGCTCAACGCCTCGCTCACCGACTGCGTGTTCGAGCTGCGCCGCGAGACCACGGCCGCCGAGGTGAACCAGCTGTTTGCCGAGGCCGCCAGCGGCGCGCTGGCCGGCATCCTGGGCTACGAGACGCGGCCGCTGGTCAGCGCCGACTATGCGCGCGACACGCGCAGCAGCATCGTCGACGCCCCGTCCACGCTGGTCACCGACGGCACGCTGCTGAAGGTCTACGCCTGGTACGACAACGAGATGGGCTATGCCTGCCGCATGGTGGACCTGGCCTGCCACATGCAGCAGTGCGGCCTGTGA
- the arsJ gene encoding organoarsenical effux MFS transporter ArsJ: MNPGARHYAIVTAAYWGFTLTDGALRMLVLLHFHRLGYSPFTLALLFLLYEAMGVVANLVGGWLATRHGIQRMLAVGLATEIGGFLLMSALSPAWSAALSVAWVVMAQGVCGVAKDLTKTASKAAIKATAGEASGTLFKWVAFFTGSKNAMKGVGLFLGGVLLQGLGFQQALWAMAGLLALVLVGVLGFVPPLMGRQKASASARELFAKNRGINLLAAARVVLFGARDVWFVVGVPVFLYAAGWSFTMVSGFVAAWTVGYGLVQVLAPALVRRSADGLSTEVPAARAWSALLVTVPLALAACVAWPVAQLQWVVVAGLGLFGFVFAVNSSVHSYLVLAYAGSEKAAEDVGFYYAANALGRFFGTLLSGLLYQWGGLLYALMGSALMLLGCWVITLGLPLQRQIAVAAVAPAAGSQP, from the coding sequence ATGAACCCCGGTGCGCGCCACTACGCCATCGTCACGGCGGCCTACTGGGGCTTCACGCTCACCGATGGCGCGCTGCGCATGCTGGTGCTGCTGCACTTCCACCGGCTGGGCTATTCGCCGTTCACGCTGGCGCTGCTGTTCCTGCTGTACGAGGCCATGGGCGTGGTGGCCAACCTGGTGGGCGGCTGGCTGGCCACGCGCCACGGCATCCAGCGCATGCTGGCCGTGGGCCTGGCCACCGAGATCGGCGGCTTCCTGCTGATGTCGGCGCTGTCGCCGGCCTGGTCGGCGGCGCTGTCGGTGGCCTGGGTGGTGATGGCGCAGGGCGTCTGCGGCGTGGCCAAGGACCTCACCAAGACGGCCAGCAAGGCGGCCATCAAGGCCACGGCCGGCGAGGCCTCGGGCACGCTGTTCAAGTGGGTGGCGTTTTTCACCGGCAGCAAGAACGCGATGAAGGGCGTGGGCCTGTTCCTGGGCGGCGTGCTGCTGCAGGGGCTGGGCTTCCAGCAGGCGCTGTGGGCCATGGCCGGCCTGCTGGCCCTGGTGCTGGTGGGCGTGCTGGGCTTCGTGCCGCCGCTGATGGGCCGGCAGAAGGCCTCGGCCTCGGCGCGCGAGCTGTTCGCCAAGAACCGGGGCATCAACCTGCTGGCTGCGGCGCGGGTGGTGCTGTTCGGCGCGCGCGACGTGTGGTTCGTGGTCGGCGTGCCGGTGTTCCTGTACGCGGCGGGCTGGAGCTTCACGATGGTGAGTGGCTTCGTCGCCGCCTGGACCGTGGGCTACGGCCTGGTGCAGGTGCTGGCGCCGGCCCTCGTGCGCCGCAGCGCCGATGGCCTGAGCACCGAGGTGCCGGCCGCGCGCGCCTGGTCGGCGCTGCTGGTCACCGTGCCGCTGGCGCTGGCCGCCTGCGTGGCCTGGCCGGTGGCGCAGCTGCAATGGGTGGTGGTGGCCGGGCTGGGGCTGTTCGGCTTTGTGTTCGCGGTCAATTCCTCGGTGCATTCCTACCTGGTGCTGGCCTATGCCGGCTCGGAGAAGGCGGCCGAGGACGTGGGCTTCTACTACGCGGCCAACGCGCTGGGCCGCTTCTTCGGCACGCTGCTGTCGGGCCTGCTGTACCAGTGGGGCGGGCTGCTGTATGCGCTGATGGGCTCGGCGCTGATGCTGCTCGGCTGCTGGGTGATCACGCTGGGCCTGCCCCTGCAGCGGCAGATCGCGGTTGCTGCCGTCGCGCCGGCCGCCGGGAGCCAGCCATGA
- a CDS encoding ArsR/SmtB family transcription factor, whose protein sequence is MAALDEAGAVAALAALAQGARLRIYRALVGAGAQGLTPGALAATLDVPASTLSFHLKELTHAGLVSQEREGRHLIYRPRLGRMDALMAYLTAHCCQASGTDPTVCGLPGSSSCPQC, encoded by the coding sequence GTGGCCGCGCTTGACGAGGCGGGCGCCGTGGCCGCGCTGGCGGCGCTGGCCCAGGGCGCGCGGCTGCGCATCTACCGCGCGTTGGTGGGCGCCGGGGCGCAAGGCCTGACCCCCGGCGCGCTGGCGGCCACGCTGGATGTGCCGGCCTCCACGCTGTCCTTCCACCTGAAGGAGCTGACCCATGCCGGCCTGGTGAGCCAGGAGCGCGAGGGCCGCCACCTGATCTACCGCCCGCGCCTCGGCCGCATGGACGCGCTGATGGCCTACCTGACCGCGCATTGCTGCCAGGCCTCGGGCACCGATCCCACCGTCTGCGGCCTGCCCGGCAGCAGCAGCTGCCCGCAGTGCTGA
- a CDS encoding arsenate reductase ArsC: protein MSDKLYHVLFICTHNSARSIMAEAILNRLGAGRFVAHSGGSHPAGTVHPLALRTLAAMHVPAEGLRSKDWSEFAQPGAPVMDFVFTVCDKAAGETCPVWPGQPMTAHWGVADPAAGEGSDEQRARLFWDTAVVLKRRIELMLALPLAALDGLAIQREIDDIGTR, encoded by the coding sequence ATGTCTGACAAGCTCTACCACGTGTTGTTCATCTGCACGCACAACTCGGCCCGGTCGATCATGGCCGAGGCCATCCTGAACCGGCTGGGCGCCGGCCGCTTCGTCGCCCACTCGGGCGGCAGCCACCCGGCCGGCACGGTGCACCCGCTGGCCCTGCGCACGCTGGCGGCCATGCATGTGCCGGCCGAGGGGCTGCGCAGCAAGGACTGGTCGGAGTTCGCCCAGCCCGGGGCCCCGGTGATGGACTTCGTGTTCACCGTCTGCGACAAGGCCGCCGGCGAGACCTGCCCGGTGTGGCCCGGCCAGCCGATGACGGCGCACTGGGGCGTGGCCGATCCCGCCGCGGGCGAGGGCAGCGACGAGCAGCGGGCCCGGCTGTTCTGGGACACTGCGGTGGTGCTCAAGCGCCGCATCGAGCTGATGCTGGCCCTGCCGCTGGCCGCGCTGGACGGGCTGGCCATCCAGCGCGAGATCGACGACATCGGCACGCGCTGA